Proteins found in one Acidobacteriota bacterium genomic segment:
- the raiA gene encoding ribosome-associated translation inhibitor RaiA yields the protein MTVTAETIEISGRNVEVTDRLRKLIEERFSKIEKYFTDIIEVRCVLQQEKHRNICEIYVVGKDYDVKSIQEADTMEEAVKATIGNLKSQARKERERMTDHHRRDGSTAKQRGSEWQVQIFPRKPSSDSYLSRIIRTDRLPIEPMTVEEGAMKLDDSSNEFIVFRDSDTERVTVIYKRADGNFGLIAPEF from the coding sequence ATGACAGTCACCGCAGAAACCATCGAGATATCCGGACGCAACGTCGAAGTCACGGATCGGCTTCGAAAGCTGATCGAAGAAAGGTTCTCGAAGATCGAAAAGTACTTCACCGACATCATCGAGGTGCGATGTGTTCTGCAGCAGGAAAAGCACCGGAACATCTGTGAGATCTACGTCGTCGGCAAGGATTATGATGTGAAATCGATCCAGGAAGCCGACACGATGGAAGAGGCCGTCAAGGCGACCATTGGCAATCTGAAGAGCCAGGCCCGCAAGGAACGTGAGCGGATGACCGACCATCACCGCAGGGATGGGTCCACCGCGAAGCAGCGGGGGAGCGAGTGGCAGGTTCAGATCTTCCCGCGCAAGCCTTCGTCCGACTCCTATCTGTCGAGAATCATCCGGACCGATCGGCTGCCGATCGAACCGATGACGGTCGAGGAGGGAGCGATGAAGCTCGATGACTCGAGCAATGAGTTCATCGTATTTCGAGACTCGGATACGGAGAGAGTCACCGTCATCTACAAACGAGCGGACGGAAACTTCGGTCTGATCGCACCGGAGTTCTGA
- the hprK gene encoding HPr(Ser) kinase/phosphatase gives MRQEDFIHARAGVLLSGELEDLELTQVIGFDGLERPIERPRVQKPGLAFAGYYEYVKPWRVQIIGESETNYLLSLPPRLREKRVRDVTARDISCYVVTKGIEPLDDFVKECEKSSVPLFSSKALSSQVINRITWFLEEAMAPTITMHAGLLDVYGIGVLLLGDSGVGKSECALDLIYRGHRLIADDNVTIKRHPNDVLLGYASEALGHHMELRGIGIINIADLFGVASTREVKPIDVVVRLERWIEGSEYDRLGLDVEQHEMLDVLRPLVRLPVASGRNLALLVEIAARNHLIKLQGYRTAEQFSKGLDQRIAAQSGEPEDPARKFPSKQVLQHATQIKNKRHAK, from the coding sequence ATGCGTCAGGAAGACTTCATTCACGCGAGAGCGGGAGTTCTCCTTTCCGGGGAGCTCGAGGATCTCGAACTGACGCAGGTCATCGGTTTCGACGGACTCGAACGGCCGATCGAACGGCCGCGCGTGCAGAAACCCGGACTCGCATTCGCCGGCTACTACGAATACGTCAAGCCGTGGCGGGTTCAGATCATCGGGGAATCCGAGACCAACTACCTCCTCAGCCTTCCTCCCCGGCTCAGGGAGAAGCGTGTGCGCGACGTGACTGCGCGCGACATCTCCTGTTACGTCGTGACCAAAGGAATCGAACCTCTGGACGACTTCGTCAAGGAATGCGAGAAGAGCTCGGTCCCGCTCTTTTCGAGCAAGGCTCTCTCCTCCCAGGTGATCAACCGAATCACCTGGTTTCTCGAGGAAGCGATGGCGCCGACGATCACCATGCATGCGGGACTTCTCGACGTATACGGCATCGGTGTACTGCTGCTCGGTGACAGCGGTGTGGGGAAGAGCGAGTGTGCGCTCGACCTCATCTACCGCGGGCATCGACTCATCGCGGATGACAACGTCACGATCAAGCGCCACCCGAATGACGTTCTGCTCGGCTACGCTTCCGAAGCGCTCGGCCATCACATGGAGTTGCGCGGTATCGGGATCATCAATATCGCGGACCTGTTCGGAGTGGCCTCGACCCGCGAGGTCAAGCCGATCGATGTCGTGGTTCGTCTCGAACGATGGATCGAAGGCAGCGAGTACGACCGGCTCGGTCTCGATGTCGAACAGCACGAGATGCTCGACGTTCTCCGTCCGCTGGTGCGCCTCCCGGTAGCTTCCGGACGGAACCTCGCCCTTCTCGTCGAGATCGCGGCACGCAACCACCTGATCAAACTTCAGGGTTATCGAACCGCCGAACAGTTCTCGAAGGGTCTCGATCAGCGGATCGCCGCACAGAGCGGCGAGCCGGAAGACCCGGCAAGGAAGTTTCCGAGCAAACAGGTCCTGCAGCATGCCACGCAAATCAAGAACAAACGTCACGCGAAATAG
- the rapZ gene encoding RNase adapter RapZ → MSEFGSLVFITGLSGAGKSFVQSTLEDLGFYCIDNLPMNLVGGFLDEMAGENFDKVGIVVDVRTHDFAEEFPVLFREIKQKHTNAVLMFLEASDEVIARRYSETRRPHPISDMPVIEAIRLEREILESIRSDADIVLDTSQFSVHELKAFIVDRFDVMGVERRMLVTIRTFGFKYAGPSNLDLQFDLRFLPNPYFVEGLSKKTGLDKEVVEFLENSSDYKETVKRLTEFLEFLLPQYEREMKSYLSIGIGCTGGRHRSVAVGEALTRKLVERGFPVELIHRDIRRADDRRAADGSEGLRRIERRSRPA, encoded by the coding sequence GTGAGTGAGTTCGGAAGTCTCGTTTTCATCACCGGGCTCAGCGGAGCTGGAAAGAGCTTCGTCCAGAGCACGCTCGAAGACCTCGGCTTCTACTGCATCGATAATCTGCCGATGAATCTCGTCGGAGGATTTCTCGACGAGATGGCCGGGGAGAATTTCGACAAGGTCGGGATCGTCGTCGATGTCCGCACGCATGACTTCGCCGAGGAGTTTCCGGTCCTGTTCCGCGAGATCAAACAGAAGCACACGAACGCCGTGCTGATGTTTCTCGAGGCGAGCGACGAAGTGATTGCACGCAGATACTCCGAGACCAGACGTCCCCATCCGATCTCCGATATGCCGGTGATCGAGGCGATCAGGCTCGAGCGCGAGATCCTCGAGTCCATCCGGTCCGACGCCGACATCGTGCTCGACACATCCCAGTTTTCGGTCCACGAGCTCAAGGCCTTCATCGTCGACCGGTTCGACGTCATGGGAGTCGAGCGCAGGATGCTGGTGACCATCCGGACTTTCGGATTCAAGTACGCCGGCCCCTCGAATCTCGATCTCCAGTTCGACCTCAGATTTCTTCCGAATCCCTATTTTGTCGAAGGCCTGAGCAAGAAGACAGGCCTGGACAAGGAGGTCGTCGAGTTTCTCGAGAACAGCTCCGATTACAAGGAGACCGTGAAACGGCTCACCGAGTTTCTCGAGTTTCTCCTTCCTCAATACGAGCGTGAGATGAAGAGCTATCTCTCGATCGGAATCGGCTGCACCGGAGGAAGGCATCGGTCAGTCGCCGTCGGAGAGGCGCTCACGCGAAAACTCGTCGAGCGCGGCTTCCCGGTCGAGCTGATCCACCGCGACATTCGCCGTGCCGACGACAGGCGTGCAGCGGACGGCAGCGAAGGATTGCGTCGGATCGAGCGGCGCTCCCGCCCCGCCTGA